The Haloplanus sp. CK5-1 genome segment CTCCGTCGACGGACAGATGGTCGACGAGGCCACGAACAAGATGGCCCAGGATATCGTCGCCAAGGCCCGCGCCGCCGGCATCCTGTAGTTCGGTCCTCCCGATCCCGTCCTTTTTCGTCTCGGCAAACGACGAGCGGTCGCCCCGTCAGTCCAGCGGTTGGACGAGTTCGACGACGTGCCCGTCAGGGTCCTCGACGAAGGTGGTCCGCGCGCCGGCCGCGGGTTGGTCGCCGGGTTCCTCGACGACGCCGTAGTGGTCGATGTCGGCGAAGACGGCGTCCACGTCGTCAACGCCGATGGCGAGGTGGTCCCACGAGGTCCCCTCCTCAAACTCGGTTTCGCCGTCCGTCTCGGAGAGTTGGAGTTCGACGCCGTCCTCGTCGGCGACGTAGCGGTTCTCCGTCTCGCCGTCGGGCGTCTCGAACGACCACGACTCCTCGAAGCCGAACTGCTCGTAGAACTCGATCGACTCGTCCGCGTCCGCGACGTTCAGGCAGACGTGTATGAGATTCATTCCGTTCCGCTCTCGGCCGCGAACCGATAAAAAGATGACTGAATGGGGGTATCGGCGAGCGACGGCAACGCCCTCCGACTCCCGAGCGCCGCTATCGGTACCGGCAATTATTCTATACCCATCTTTCGTTACGAACACCCGTGAGCGTGACGTTCACGGGCCCCTAACGTAGGAGTTAAACCAGCCCAGTTCGGTGTGCTATTTATGGCCATTGATGAACGATCGACGGGATTAGAGACCTCCGCGGACTCGCTGGGCCACGAGCACCCGGACGCCGAGGAGTACCGGGATCTGGCCGAGGACCTCCGATCGGGCGTTCGGGGGGACGTCTCCTTCGACGAGTACGCGCAGGTGCTGTACGCCACCGACGGGAGCATCTATCAGGCCAAACCGGCCGGTGTGGTGTTACCGAAGACGGTGAGCGACGTCCAGCACACGGTCGAGACGGCGGCCGAACACGGCGTTCCCATCCTGCCCCGTGGAACCGGGTCGTCGCTCGGAGGCCAGACCGTCGGGCCGGGCTGTGTCGTCGTCGACTTCACCCGCTACATGGACGACATCGTCGACGTCGACCCAGACGACCAGCGGGCGGTCGTCCAACCCGGCGTCGTTCAGGACCACCTCGACAACCACCTCGAAGGGTACGGGCTGAAGTTCGCTCCCGACCCCGCGTCGTCGAACCGATCGACCGTCGTCGGCGGTATCGGCAACAACTCGACGGGTGCCCACTCGGTTCGCTACGGCATCACCGACGCCTACACCGAGGAACTC includes the following:
- a CDS encoding VOC family protein; its protein translation is MNLIHVCLNVADADESIEFYEQFGFEESWSFETPDGETENRYVADEDGVELQLSETDGETEFEEGTSWDHLAIGVDDVDAVFADIDHYGVVEEPGDQPAAGARTTFVEDPDGHVVELVQPLD